In the genome of Tripterygium wilfordii isolate XIE 37 chromosome 19, ASM1340144v1, whole genome shotgun sequence, one region contains:
- the LOC119985238 gene encoding phosphopantothenoylcysteine decarboxylase-like — MAETESVQVSSGHKRPRILLAASGSVAAIKFANLCHCFCEWAEVKAVATRASLHFIDRASLPKDVILYTDEDEWSSWSKIGDSVLHIELRRWADIMVIAPLSANTLAKIAGGLCDNLLTCIVRAWDYSKPFFIAPAMNTFMWTNPFTERHLMSIDELGITLIPPVSKRLACGDYGNGAMAEPSLIYSSVRLFFESRN; from the exons ATGGCTGAGACAGAATCAGTGCAAGTAAGTTCTGGTCATAAGAGACCTCGAATCCTTCTAGCTGCTAGTGGAAGTGTAGCTGCCATAAAGTTTGCAAATCTTTGCCATTGTTTCTGTGAATGGGCAGAAGTAAAAGCAGTTGCCACAAGGGCTTCTTTACATTTCATTGACAGAGCATCACTTCCAAAGGATGTAATTCTTTACACTGATGAGGATGAGTGGTCCAGTTGGAGTAAAATTGGTGATAGCGTACTTCATATTGAACTTCGACGGTGGGCTGATATTATGGTTATCGCCCCGTTGTCAGCTAACACACTTGCAAAG ATTGCAGGGGGACTGTGTGACAATCTCTTGACCTGCATTGTGCGAGCATGGGATTATAGCAAGCCATTCTTCATTGCACCTGCCATGAACACCTTTATGTGGACTAATCCTTTCACAGAGCGGCATCTTATGTCAATTGATGAGCTTGGGATTACTTTGATCCCTCCTGTGTCAAAGAGGCTGGCATGTGGAGATTATGGAAATGGTGCAATGGCTGAACCTTCTCTGATATACTCTAGTGTAAGGCTGTTCTTCGAGTCACGGAATTAA
- the LOC119985393 gene encoding GDSL esterase/lipase At3g48460, translating to MTSFTYSFFQITLTTIFFISSSSSSSFASTTNSRPFKRIYAFGDSFTDTGNTRSVTGPSGFGHVSSSPYGMTFFHHPTNRYSDGRLVIDFVTQELYLPFLQPYILLKDKTNASSSSGVNFAVAGSTAINHAFFVKNNLTLDVTPQSIQTQLIWFNKFLESQGCKGGVTTTPGCKASVDDALFWVGEIGVNDYAYIVGSEVSGDTIRKLAISTKTQFLQELLKKGAKYVVVQGLPPSGCLPLAMSLADENDRDAMGCVKSVNNQCYTHNVAFQAKLQQLRIQFPQAVIVYADYWNAYATVFNNPARYGLKERFKACCGSGTPPYNYEVFAVCGSPSAKACPNPSQYINWDGVHLTEAMYKVVADMFLHGKFSHPPFSYLLDRKQRQG from the exons ATGACTTCTTTTACATATTCCTTCTTCCAAATCACTCTCACTACCATCTTcttcatctcctcctcctcatcttcttcttttgcttctacTACAAATTCTCGTCCCTTCAAAAGGATATATGCATTTGGTGACTCTTTCACAGACACTGGTAACACCAGATCTGTCACTGGACCAAGTGGGTTTGGCCATGTCTCCAGCTCCCCATATGGCATGACCTTCTTTCACCACCCAACCAACCGATACTCCGACGGACGCCTTGTGATCGACTTTGTAACTCAAGAGCTTTATTTACCTTTCTTGCAACCTTACATTCTCCTAAAAGACAAAACCAATGCATCATCATCTTCTGGGGTCAATTTTGCTGTTGCTGGCTCTACAGCAATAAATCATGCTTTCTTTGTTAAAAACAATCTAACTCTTGATGTCACTCCTCAGTCTATCCAAACTCAGCTCATTTGGTTCAATAAGTTCTTGGAGAGTCAAGGGTGTAAAGGAGGAGTTACAACAACACCAGGCTGCAAAGCATCAGTTGATGATGCATTGTTCTGGGTTGGTGAGATTGGTGTCAATGACTATGCTTATATTGTGGGATCTGAAGTGTCAGGCGACACTATTCGAAAGCTTGCCATCAGTACTAAAACCCAGTTTTTACAG GAATTGCTGAAGAAGGGTGCAAAATATGTTGTTGTCCAAGGCCTACCTCCATCAGGGTGTCTACCTTTGGCCATGTCTCTGGCTGATGAAAATGACAGGGATGCTATGGGATGTGTGAAGAGTGTAAACAACCAATGCTACACCCACAATGTAGCTTTCCAAGCCAAGTTGCAACAACTGAGGATTCAGTTTCCGCAAGCCGTCATTGTCTATGCTGATTACTGGAATGCCTATGCTACCGTCTTCAACAATCCGGCGAGATATGGGTTGAAGGAGCGGTTCAAGGCGTGCTGCGGCTCAGGCACACCACCCTACAACTACGAAGTGTTTGCGGTTTGTGGATCACCTTCAGCCAAAGCTTGTCCAAACCCTTCTCAGTACATTAACTGGGATGGAGTTCACCTTACTGAGGCCATGTATAAGGTGGTTGCTGACATGTTTCTTCATGGAAAATTCAGTCATCCTCCATTCAGTTACTTGCTGGATAGGAAACAACGTCAAGGGTGA
- the LOC119985394 gene encoding E3 ubiquitin-protein ligase AIRP2-like isoform X2: MMDCYEVGGSSSCQDFLKVLEADIQFANMLAASIPGAKDGSYLQMKLVYNHFAPICLFLLQWIDCSCTFLLSNCLNLFHIAVYKVCSDGKPSTRRKATIREFYAVILPSLHRLHVNSSEASMTGEEGNSFEMVVKKKLEGRKKLSEVDFEREDECGICFEPCTKVVLPSCCHSLCINCFHDWNTRSESCPFCRGSLKRVNSEDLWVLTCRSDVVDTQRVIREDILRFYLYMNSLPKDIPDALFLVYYDYLI, translated from the exons atgatggacTGTTATGAGGTTGGTGGTAGCTCCTCTTGCCAAGACTTTCTCAAGGTTCTTGAGGCTGATATTCAGTTTGCCAACATGTT GGCAGCTTCTATTCCCGGAGCAAAGGACGGTTCTTATCTTCAGATGAAACTCGTTTACAATCACTTTGCTCCCATCTGCTTGTTTTTGCTTCAATGGATTGATTGTTCATGCACATTTCTACTTTCAAATTGTCTAAACCTTTTCCACATTGCTGTCTATAAG GTATGCTCAGATGGGAAGCCAAGTACCAGAAGGAAAGCCACCATTAGAGAATTCTATG CTGTGATATTACCATCTCTTCACCGTCTTCATGTTAATTCATCCGAGGCTAGCATGACTGGGGAGGAAGGTAACAGCTTCGAGATGGTAGTGAAGAAGAAATTAGAAGGTAGGAAGAAGCTTTCGGAAGTGGATTTCGAGAGAGAGGACGAATGTGGAATCTGTTTTGAGCCTTGCACCAAAGTTGTCTTGCCAAGCTGCTGCCACTCATTGTGTATCAACTGCTTCCATGATTG GAATACCAGATCAGAATCATGTCCATTTTGCCGGGGGAGTTTGAAAAGAGTAAACTCAGAAGATCTATGGGTTCTCACTTGCCGTAGTGATGTGGTTGATACACAAAGAGTGATAAGAGAAGATATTTTGCGCTTCTATCTCTACATGAACAGCCTGCCTAAAGATATACCAGATGCTCTTTTCTTGGTGTACTACGATTACTTAATCTAG
- the LOC119985394 gene encoding E3 ubiquitin-protein ligase AIRP2-like isoform X1, with translation MMDCYEVGGSSSCQDFLKVLEADIQFANMLAASIPGAKDGSYLQMKLVYNHFAPICLFLLQWIDCSCTFLLSNCLNLFHIAVYKVCSDGKPSTRRKATIREFYAAVILPSLHRLHVNSSEASMTGEEGNSFEMVVKKKLEGRKKLSEVDFEREDECGICFEPCTKVVLPSCCHSLCINCFHDWNTRSESCPFCRGSLKRVNSEDLWVLTCRSDVVDTQRVIREDILRFYLYMNSLPKDIPDALFLVYYDYLI, from the exons atgatggacTGTTATGAGGTTGGTGGTAGCTCCTCTTGCCAAGACTTTCTCAAGGTTCTTGAGGCTGATATTCAGTTTGCCAACATGTT GGCAGCTTCTATTCCCGGAGCAAAGGACGGTTCTTATCTTCAGATGAAACTCGTTTACAATCACTTTGCTCCCATCTGCTTGTTTTTGCTTCAATGGATTGATTGTTCATGCACATTTCTACTTTCAAATTGTCTAAACCTTTTCCACATTGCTGTCTATAAG GTATGCTCAGATGGGAAGCCAAGTACCAGAAGGAAAGCCACCATTAGAGAATTCTATG CAGCTGTGATATTACCATCTCTTCACCGTCTTCATGTTAATTCATCCGAGGCTAGCATGACTGGGGAGGAAGGTAACAGCTTCGAGATGGTAGTGAAGAAGAAATTAGAAGGTAGGAAGAAGCTTTCGGAAGTGGATTTCGAGAGAGAGGACGAATGTGGAATCTGTTTTGAGCCTTGCACCAAAGTTGTCTTGCCAAGCTGCTGCCACTCATTGTGTATCAACTGCTTCCATGATTG GAATACCAGATCAGAATCATGTCCATTTTGCCGGGGGAGTTTGAAAAGAGTAAACTCAGAAGATCTATGGGTTCTCACTTGCCGTAGTGATGTGGTTGATACACAAAGAGTGATAAGAGAAGATATTTTGCGCTTCTATCTCTACATGAACAGCCTGCCTAAAGATATACCAGATGCTCTTTTCTTGGTGTACTACGATTACTTAATCTAG
- the LOC119985955 gene encoding uncharacterized protein LOC119985955 isoform X1: MSHEIEACVECTKQCLRFHGKKQTSSPSVAKFFKVMIGDQFSKVLYIPPKFSPMVSSLIGQKTFLEDSNGKKWETQISKLNVSFAFQQGWQLFASGHGLGVGDFLVFYYITGSHFVVDIYDKSGCQKLDFPVNISQKKRARRNRNYVDEGGTSHTVDIDSNSKQSPVIPTVSGSDIEISQSQFENNVAEVKMAMENHLNCEFVKRPQPVSQVRDMEDTNYIINRDIGDQHGKDRHILFDLSQFEMWGNNSGIDESKSGIVGDVRYYPDISAGLHIEAGLVNEHSAIEEVRTGALALAASKFEFVRNKNDTSLIDKLAAGSDKDTCNKIAGHPSTNTSATKPIRDEDDCTDMSNKIQRTKNSLSMPEIDKLVLSWKKRNSLARNNLSAQVKLTGISKSGGGPLTTSLSQCQSGEILNIDKKGSTNATPEHCSDWDTVLDICGETSKTIKKEAVEMTQSIHSWREEVTKVMEGGAQSEF, encoded by the exons ATGAGTCATGAGATAGAAGCATGTGTAGAGTGCACCAAGCAATGCCTGCGGTTTCATGGGAAGAAGCAAACTTCATCTCCTTCCGTCGCTAAATTTTTCAAAGTCATGATTGGTGATCAGTTTTCAAAAGTTCTT TACATTCCTCCTAAATTTTCACCCATGGTGTCATCATTGATCGGTCAAAAAACTTTTCTGGAGGACTCAAATGGCAAAAAATGGGAAACACAAATATCTAAGCTTAATGTCTCATTTGCTTTCCAGCAAGGATGGCAATTGTTTGCATCAGGTCATGGCCTAGGAGTTGGAGACTTTTTGGTGTTCTACTACATCACTGGATCACACTTTGTAGTGGATATCTATGATAAAAGTGGATGTCAAAAGCTAGATTTTCCAGTGAACATAAGTCAGAAGAAAAGAGCAAGGCGTAATAGGAATTATGTTGACGAAGGTGGTACTAGTCACACAGTTGATATAGATTCCAACAGCAAACAGAGTCCAGTCATCCCTACTGTTTCTGGATCAGACATCGAAATTAGTCAAAGccaatttgaaaataatgtaGCAGAAGTAAAAATGGCCATggaaaatcatttaaattgtgAGTTCGTCAAAAGGCCTCAACCTGTCTCTCAAGTTCGTGACATGGAAGATACAAACTATATCATCAATAGAGACATTGGAGATCAGCACGGAAAAGACAGACACATTTTATTTGACTTGTCTCAGTTTGAAATGTGGGGAAACAACTCTGGCATTGATGAAAGCAAGAGTGGCATAGTTGGCGATGTAAGATATTACCCCGATATATCTGCAGGATTGCATATTGAAGCTGGCTTAGTTAATGAACATTCAGCGATTGAAGAGGTGAGAACTGGAGCATTGGCTTTGGCTGCATCTAAATTTGAGTTTGTAAGAAATAAAAATGATACCTCACTGATAGATAAATTGGCCGCTGGTTCTGATAAAGATACCTGCAACAAGATCGCTGGCCATCCCTCGACCAATACATCTGCAACAAAACCTATAAGAGATGAAGATGACTGCACTGATATGTCAAACAAGATTCAGAGAACCAAGAATTCTCTATCAA TGCCAGAAATTGATAAACTGGTGTTATCCTGGAAGAAACGTAATTCCCTCGCTCGCAACAACCTGAGTGCCCAAGTAAAGCTTACTGGAATATCAAAGTCGGGAGGAGGTCCATTGACCACCAGTTTGTCACAATGCCAATCTG GTGAAATCTTGAACATTGACAAGAAAGGTTCAACAAATGCGACTCCTGAACATTGCAGTGACTGGGATACAGTTCTAGATATATGTG GTGAAACTTCAAAAACAATCAAGAAAGAAGCCGTGGAGATGACTCAGTCGATTCATTCATGGAGAG AAGAGGTGACAAAGGTGATGGAAGGGGGAGCCCAGTCAGAGTTCTGA
- the LOC119985955 gene encoding uncharacterized protein LOC119985955 isoform X2 has protein sequence MVSSLIGQKTFLEDSNGKKWETQISKLNVSFAFQQGWQLFASGHGLGVGDFLVFYYITGSHFVVDIYDKSGCQKLDFPVNISQKKRARRNRNYVDEGGTSHTVDIDSNSKQSPVIPTVSGSDIEISQSQFENNVAEVKMAMENHLNCEFVKRPQPVSQVRDMEDTNYIINRDIGDQHGKDRHILFDLSQFEMWGNNSGIDESKSGIVGDVRYYPDISAGLHIEAGLVNEHSAIEEVRTGALALAASKFEFVRNKNDTSLIDKLAAGSDKDTCNKIAGHPSTNTSATKPIRDEDDCTDMSNKIQRTKNSLSMPEIDKLVLSWKKRNSLARNNLSAQVKLTGISKSGGGPLTTSLSQCQSGEILNIDKKGSTNATPEHCSDWDTVLDICGETSKTIKKEAVEMTQSIHSWREEVTKVMEGGAQSEF, from the exons ATGGTGTCATCATTGATCGGTCAAAAAACTTTTCTGGAGGACTCAAATGGCAAAAAATGGGAAACACAAATATCTAAGCTTAATGTCTCATTTGCTTTCCAGCAAGGATGGCAATTGTTTGCATCAGGTCATGGCCTAGGAGTTGGAGACTTTTTGGTGTTCTACTACATCACTGGATCACACTTTGTAGTGGATATCTATGATAAAAGTGGATGTCAAAAGCTAGATTTTCCAGTGAACATAAGTCAGAAGAAAAGAGCAAGGCGTAATAGGAATTATGTTGACGAAGGTGGTACTAGTCACACAGTTGATATAGATTCCAACAGCAAACAGAGTCCAGTCATCCCTACTGTTTCTGGATCAGACATCGAAATTAGTCAAAGccaatttgaaaataatgtaGCAGAAGTAAAAATGGCCATggaaaatcatttaaattgtgAGTTCGTCAAAAGGCCTCAACCTGTCTCTCAAGTTCGTGACATGGAAGATACAAACTATATCATCAATAGAGACATTGGAGATCAGCACGGAAAAGACAGACACATTTTATTTGACTTGTCTCAGTTTGAAATGTGGGGAAACAACTCTGGCATTGATGAAAGCAAGAGTGGCATAGTTGGCGATGTAAGATATTACCCCGATATATCTGCAGGATTGCATATTGAAGCTGGCTTAGTTAATGAACATTCAGCGATTGAAGAGGTGAGAACTGGAGCATTGGCTTTGGCTGCATCTAAATTTGAGTTTGTAAGAAATAAAAATGATACCTCACTGATAGATAAATTGGCCGCTGGTTCTGATAAAGATACCTGCAACAAGATCGCTGGCCATCCCTCGACCAATACATCTGCAACAAAACCTATAAGAGATGAAGATGACTGCACTGATATGTCAAACAAGATTCAGAGAACCAAGAATTCTCTATCAA TGCCAGAAATTGATAAACTGGTGTTATCCTGGAAGAAACGTAATTCCCTCGCTCGCAACAACCTGAGTGCCCAAGTAAAGCTTACTGGAATATCAAAGTCGGGAGGAGGTCCATTGACCACCAGTTTGTCACAATGCCAATCTG GTGAAATCTTGAACATTGACAAGAAAGGTTCAACAAATGCGACTCCTGAACATTGCAGTGACTGGGATACAGTTCTAGATATATGTG GTGAAACTTCAAAAACAATCAAGAAAGAAGCCGTGGAGATGACTCAGTCGATTCATTCATGGAGAG AAGAGGTGACAAAGGTGATGGAAGGGGGAGCCCAGTCAGAGTTCTGA